In Terriglobales bacterium, one DNA window encodes the following:
- a CDS encoding carboxymuconolactone decarboxylase family protein: MHYHDSDDLKRLAEFKQLAPTEFSAFVEFDKTVGRDGGAIPRKYRELIAIAVACTTQCPYCLDVHARAAKRAGTTREEVSEAALLAAALRAGGAVTHGALAVKLFDQAPAAKG; encoded by the coding sequence ATGCACTATCACGATTCTGACGACCTGAAACGACTTGCCGAGTTCAAGCAGCTCGCGCCGACAGAATTCTCCGCCTTCGTGGAGTTCGACAAGACCGTCGGCCGGGACGGCGGCGCCATTCCCCGGAAGTATCGCGAGCTGATCGCGATCGCGGTGGCGTGCACCACCCAGTGCCCTTACTGCCTCGACGTGCACGCGCGCGCCGCCAAACGCGCGGGCACGACCCGCGAGGAGGTCAGCGAGGCCGCCTTGCTGGCCGCCGCGCTCCGGGCTGGCGGCGCCGTCACCCACGGCGCGCTGGCGGTCAAGCTGTTCGACCAGGCGCCGGCCGCCAAGGGCTGA